The Actinotalea sp. JY-7876 sequence AGGAGCCAGCGGTCGCCCGGCCGGGCCTCGACGTGCATGAGGGACAGGCCGGCGGTGTCCTCGACGTCGCCGGAGAGCGAGCGCAGGATCACGTTGCGGTTGGGGTGGTGCTGGGCGTCGCGGGCGTCCACCAGGCCCTGGTCCACGAGCGCCTGCACCAGCGAGTCGTCGCGCGTCACGCGACGGCCTTCGCCGTCGCGCACGAGGTAGGCCCGCGAGTCGCCGATGTGGGCCACGCTCACCTCGTCGTGGGCGCAGAAGAGCCCGGTGAAGGTCGTGGCCATGCCGTTCAGCCGCGGCTCGCGGTCGGCTCGCAGCGCGAGGTCGGCGTTGGCCTGCGCGACCATCTCGCGCAGGTCCTCGAGCTCGAGCCGGGCGAGGTCCGTCGTCGCCAGCATCGCCATGAGCCGGTGCGTGACCGTCCACGAGGCG is a genomic window containing:
- a CDS encoding PP2C family serine/threonine-protein phosphatase, whose protein sequence is MTAARSITGPHRADNQDSVGCGPCFAFVADGVGGHAGGDVASWTVTHRLMAMLATTDLARLELEDLREMVAQANADLALRADREPRLNGMATTFTGLFCAHDEVSVAHIGDSRAYLVRDGEGRRVTRDDSLVQALVDQGLVDARDAQHHPNRNVILRSLSGDVEDTAGLSLMHVEARPGDRWLLTSDGLTDYVAEAQLLRRLADADGPEEASDALVEAAVAADAHDNVSVAVCDVSDGTPGPEDRPRYLGAAADPAQGFQGALG